The following proteins come from a genomic window of Prionailurus viverrinus isolate Anna chromosome D1, UM_Priviv_1.0, whole genome shotgun sequence:
- the MSANTD4 gene encoding myb/SANT-like DNA-binding domain-containing protein 4 yields MKQLKRKRKSNFSVQETQTLLKEITKRKEVIFSKQLNTTINVMKRMAWEEIAQCVNAVGEGEQRTGTEVKRRYLDWRALMKRKRMKANIKLVGSGFPLPTSDLDDSLTEEMDDKIAFRNDPNFDWQNVADFRDAGASLTEVKVEEEERDPQSPEFEIEEEEEMLSAVIPDSRRESELPDFPHIEEFFTLNSTPSRSAYDEPHVLVNLEKQKLELEKRRLDVEAERLQLERERLRRLDLEAERLQLERERLQLERERLQLEREQLHVDREKLRLQAVSSEKPPSSDSELGQGEKPGPQPQDLETERLKLERERLQLEKERLQFLKFESEKLQIEKERLQVEKERLRIQKEGHLH; encoded by the exons ATGAAGCagttgaaaaggaagagaaaaagcaacTTCAGTGTTCAAGAAACTCAGACCCTTTTGAAAGAAATTACCAAACGCAAAGAAGTCATTTTTTCCAAGCAGCTCAACACGACGATTAATGTGATGAAGCGGATGGCGTGGGAGGAGATCGCACAGTGTGTGAACGCCGTGGGGGAAGGCGAGCAGAGGACGGGGACGGAGGTGAAAAGAAGGTACCTGGACTGGCGGGCGCTTatgaagagaaagaggatgaAGGCCAACATTAAGCTGGTTGGCTCAgggttccccctccccacctccgaTCTAGACGACTCTCTCACCGAGGAGATGGACGACAAGATTGCATTCCGAAACGATCCCAACTTTGACTGGCAGAACGTGGCAGATTTCAGGGATGCAGGTGCATCCTTAACTGAGGTCAAAGTGGAAGAGGAGGAACGAGACCCCCAGAGTCCCGAA TTTGAGatcgaggaggaggaggagatgctGTCGGCCGTCATCCCGGACTCCAGGAGGGAGAGCGAACTCCCCGATTTCCCCCACATCGAGGAGTTCTTCACCCTGAACTCCACGCCGTCCCGTTCTGCCTACGACGAGCCCCACGTGCTGGTCAACCTGGAGAAGCAGAAGCTGGAGCTGGAAAAGCGGCGCCTGGACGTGGAGGCCGAGCGGCTGCAGCTGGAGCGGGAGCGGCTGCGGCGCCTGGACCTGGAGGCTGAGCGACTGCAGCTGGAGCGGGAGCGGCTGCAGCTGGAGCGGGAGCGGCTGCAGCTGGAGCGGGAGCAGCTGCACGTCGACCGGGAGAAGCTGAGGCTGCAGGCGGTCAGCTCCGAGAAGCCGCCCTCCTCGGACAGTGAGCTGGGCCAGGGCGAGAAGCCGGGGCCGCAGCCCCAGGACCTGGAAACGGAGAGGCTGAAACTCGAGAGGGAGCGCCTACAGCTTGAGAAGGAGCGGCTGCAGTTTCTGAAATTTGAGTCGGAGAAGCTGCAGATTGAGAAGGAGCGCTTACAGGTGGAGAAGGAGAGACTTCGGATCCAGAAGGAGGGCCACTTGCACTGA